From one Gallionella capsiferriformans ES-2 genomic stretch:
- a CDS encoding energy transducer TonB, whose protein sequence is MSPFITALPEIRYAERISIVALVVVIHAGVIGIWLMQPVPPKVVVSVMSVSVQAQLLAQPHPVMPSLPARKEPPSPESPKLESPKAEPVRAPLIKKSEPEVAEPVVASVATPVITNSAPVAQIVAAPVIDTEPDYRANYLKNPRPNYPAVAQRMGWQGRVLLRVEVLSEGACGEVSVLRSSGHDILDHAAMNAVRSWRFVPARHGGQAVTQWFSVPVVFALEGE, encoded by the coding sequence ATGTCTCCATTCATCACTGCCTTGCCCGAGATTCGCTACGCTGAGCGTATTAGCATCGTCGCGCTGGTTGTGGTGATTCATGCTGGCGTTATAGGTATCTGGCTGATGCAGCCTGTGCCCCCCAAGGTTGTGGTGAGTGTGATGTCGGTGTCTGTGCAGGCTCAGCTACTGGCTCAACCGCACCCCGTCATGCCGTCATTGCCTGCCCGAAAGGAACCTCCTAGCCCTGAATCTCCTAAGCTTGAGTCACCCAAGGCTGAACCTGTCCGCGCGCCGCTGATTAAAAAGTCGGAGCCCGAAGTAGCCGAGCCGGTCGTAGCCTCGGTCGCGACGCCGGTGATCACCAATAGTGCGCCTGTGGCGCAGATCGTTGCTGCTCCTGTCATCGATACGGAGCCTGATTACAGGGCAAACTATCTGAAAAATCCGCGGCCGAATTATCCTGCCGTGGCGCAACGCATGGGGTGGCAGGGGCGGGTGTTGCTGCGTGTTGAAGTGCTGAGTGAGGGTGCTTGCGGGGAGGTCAGTGTTCTGCGCAGTAGCGGTCACGATATTTTGGATCATGCGGCGATGAATGCCGTCAGAAGCTGGCGATTTGTGCCGGCCCGTCATGGCGGGCAAGCCGTCACGCAGTGGTTTAGCGTGCCGGTTGTTTTTGCGCTGGAGGGCGAGTAG
- a CDS encoding CYTH and CHAD domain-containing protein: protein MSVETELKLRILPDDLARLRRHSLFKSHQVTVPETRRLHNVYYDTPALDLNKSRMALRIRRVGGRWIQTLKGGGQVRAGLHQRFEWETPVPSARLDFTGLDAVVWDEHLPLAWREHLQPVFTTDFYRASRLLDWHGTIIEVCMDKGEVRTQNLSTPICELELELKSGDSQHLFSLAQAILDIVPFELETVSKAELGFRLMAGFVAQPVKSELPDITGANHLTSALQTLVWACLQHWQGNLRGALSCADDAEYLHQLRVAFRRLRIVLRMVDKICADEELTCLREALSAMSGVLGRVRDWDVFIGNLHALSFAPPGFEALLTACETQRAASNAALRAQGSAMQRLLLRFAVWMNGNYWQQAELTAPDMPEFARRCLQQLHKRYQKASEQSDRLDEVALHDLRIDAKKLRYSAECFAGLFNAAKAEVYISGLSEVQEFLGDINDVSVARSLLARLADTLPADSVALIDHEIRLKSSKNLKLLNKKLKAFNQEPVFWKK from the coding sequence ATGTCTGTCGAAACCGAGCTCAAATTGCGCATTTTGCCCGATGATCTGGCAAGATTGCGTCGTCATTCCCTGTTTAAGTCGCATCAGGTAACGGTGCCCGAAACACGGCGTCTGCACAACGTTTATTACGACACGCCAGCCCTCGACCTCAACAAGAGCCGTATGGCGTTGCGAATACGGCGCGTCGGGGGGCGTTGGATACAGACCCTGAAGGGAGGCGGACAGGTCAGAGCGGGCTTGCATCAGCGTTTTGAATGGGAAACCCCTGTCCCATCGGCCCGTCTTGATTTTACCGGGTTAGATGCGGTGGTCTGGGACGAGCACCTGCCGCTGGCATGGCGCGAACATCTGCAGCCTGTTTTTACCACGGATTTTTACCGCGCCAGTCGGCTGCTTGACTGGCATGGCACCATCATCGAAGTGTGTATGGATAAAGGTGAAGTCAGAACGCAGAATCTCAGTACGCCGATCTGCGAACTGGAGCTGGAATTGAAGTCGGGTGACTCCCAGCATTTGTTTTCGCTGGCGCAGGCTATTCTGGATATCGTGCCGTTTGAGCTGGAAACCGTCAGTAAGGCTGAATTGGGATTCAGGCTCATGGCAGGCTTTGTCGCTCAGCCTGTTAAAAGTGAACTGCCCGATATTACGGGGGCGAATCACTTGACGTCTGCGTTGCAAACGCTGGTTTGGGCATGTTTGCAGCATTGGCAAGGCAATTTACGCGGCGCTCTGAGCTGTGCTGACGACGCCGAATATTTGCATCAGCTGCGCGTGGCATTTCGGCGCTTGCGTATCGTGCTGCGCATGGTTGACAAGATTTGCGCTGATGAGGAACTTACCTGTTTGCGCGAAGCGCTTTCAGCAATGAGCGGTGTGCTGGGCCGGGTGCGCGATTGGGATGTGTTTATCGGCAATTTGCATGCACTTTCATTCGCTCCACCGGGTTTTGAAGCGCTGCTGACGGCGTGTGAGACGCAACGCGCGGCCTCGAATGCTGCGCTGCGCGCTCAGGGGAGTGCGATGCAGCGTTTATTGCTTCGTTTTGCGGTCTGGATGAACGGAAACTATTGGCAGCAGGCTGAACTGACAGCCCCTGACATGCCTGAGTTTGCCCGTCGTTGTCTGCAGCAGTTACACAAACGCTATCAAAAGGCCAGCGAGCAATCAGACAGGCTCGATGAGGTGGCGTTGCACGATTTGCGCATCGATGCCAAAAAATTACGTTACAGCGCGGAATGTTTTGCAGGTCTGTTCAATGCGGCCAAGGCCGAGGTTTATATTTCAGGACTGAGCGAGGTGCAGGAATTTCTGGGGGATATCAACGATGTATCGGTTGCTCGCAGCTTGCTGGCTCGTCTGGCAGATACGCTGCCTGCAGACAGTGTGGCACTGATCGATCATGAAATTCGCTTAAAGTCGTCAAAAAATCTAAAGCTATTGAATAAGAAGCTTAAAGCTTTTAATCAGGAACCCGTTTTTTGGAAAAAGTAA
- a CDS encoding heavy metal translocating P-type ATPase codes for MKTHIDLQVTGMHCANCSSRLEKALNLLPGVNAAVSIATEKAHISYDPKTLTPEGLIKAIQETGFDAHPMRDFAAEKLARLAALQSQQRQFILAALLTAPMLLQMLLMFAGIHLMLPDWLSFLLATPVQFWIGGRFYSGAWRSLRGGAANMDVLVVLGTSAAYFFSCAVWLLNLDQPVYFEAGATLITLVLLGKLLEAHAKGKTSSALEALISLQPKIAHVERDGVMLEMAIDQMRIEDVFLVRPGESVPVDGIVLSGSSAIDEAMLTGESLPQSKSKGDTVYAATLNGLGVLKCRAQAIGSHTRLAAIIRLVEQAQGSKAAIQQLADKLSAVFVPTVVCIALLTFVAWWVAGSTLGTALINAVAVLVISCPCALGLATPTALVVATGRAAQTGILVKDAEALERTHKLSVLLVDKTGTLTEGHPAVTDLLPHGDLTGDELLKISAALAQGSTHPLSRALTAHASTLRIDTEQAGNIREFPGQGLCAEINGMSYLLGSPAFAAGRAVALDDQRITALQQQGKTVLVIAQDSALLGYIAVADPLRPTSRSAVSKLIKLGIRVIMISGDNPVTSQRIADQAGISEFRANVRPEEKAALVESFKQGGNTVGMVGDGINDAPALAAAHVSFAMRGGSDIAIEAADITLMKSDLMSVVDAISLSRAALAKIRQNLFFAFGYNVLGIPLAAAGMLNPVIAGAMMALSSLSVVSNALLLKRWMPAVED; via the coding sequence ATGAAAACACACATCGATCTTCAAGTGACCGGCATGCACTGCGCAAACTGCTCGTCACGTCTTGAAAAAGCATTGAACCTGCTGCCCGGGGTTAACGCTGCGGTGAGCATCGCGACCGAAAAGGCGCATATCAGCTACGACCCCAAAACGCTCACCCCCGAAGGGCTGATCAAGGCGATCCAAGAGACCGGTTTCGATGCACACCCGATGCGCGATTTTGCGGCAGAAAAGCTGGCGAGACTAGCGGCCCTGCAATCCCAGCAGCGGCAATTTATCCTCGCCGCCCTGCTCACCGCCCCCATGCTGTTACAAATGCTGTTGATGTTCGCCGGCATACACCTGATGCTGCCTGATTGGCTGTCCTTTTTGCTGGCAACGCCCGTGCAATTCTGGATCGGCGGACGCTTTTATTCAGGCGCGTGGCGCAGCTTGCGCGGCGGCGCTGCGAACATGGATGTATTAGTCGTACTGGGCACCAGCGCTGCCTATTTCTTCAGCTGCGCGGTATGGCTGCTCAATCTCGATCAGCCGGTGTATTTTGAAGCGGGCGCAACGTTGATCACGCTCGTTTTGCTAGGCAAACTGCTCGAAGCCCACGCTAAGGGAAAAACATCAAGTGCGCTGGAAGCACTGATCAGCCTGCAGCCGAAAATCGCCCATGTCGAACGCGATGGCGTGATGCTGGAAATGGCAATTGATCAGATGCGCATAGAGGATGTCTTTCTGGTGCGCCCGGGCGAGAGCGTGCCGGTGGATGGCATCGTATTGTCGGGATCATCGGCCATTGATGAGGCGATGCTGACGGGCGAGAGCCTGCCGCAATCGAAAAGCAAGGGCGACACCGTGTATGCCGCCACGCTCAACGGGCTCGGCGTGTTGAAATGCCGCGCACAGGCAATCGGCTCGCATACGCGGCTCGCCGCTATCATCCGTCTTGTCGAACAGGCTCAGGGTTCGAAAGCGGCAATCCAGCAACTGGCCGACAAGCTCTCCGCCGTGTTCGTGCCGACCGTCGTGTGCATCGCTCTGCTGACCTTTGTCGCATGGTGGGTAGCCGGCAGTACGCTGGGCACGGCACTGATCAATGCAGTGGCGGTGCTGGTCATCTCCTGCCCCTGCGCGCTGGGTCTTGCCACCCCCACGGCCCTGGTCGTCGCAACGGGACGCGCGGCCCAGACGGGTATTTTAGTCAAGGATGCCGAGGCGCTGGAACGCACGCATAAACTCTCCGTATTGCTGGTTGACAAGACAGGTACGCTAACCGAAGGGCATCCAGCCGTCACCGATCTGCTGCCGCACGGCGATTTGACCGGCGACGAACTTTTGAAAATTTCCGCAGCACTGGCCCAAGGCTCCACGCACCCGCTGTCACGCGCATTGACAGCGCATGCAAGCACGCTGCGCATCGATACCGAACAAGCCGGCAATATTCGCGAATTTCCAGGACAGGGGTTGTGTGCCGAAATCAACGGAATGTCGTACTTGCTAGGCTCCCCCGCCTTCGCCGCCGGACGTGCGGTCGCACTCGATGATCAACGCATCACAGCGTTGCAACAGCAAGGAAAAACGGTGCTGGTCATCGCACAAGATTCAGCATTACTAGGCTACATCGCAGTGGCTGACCCGTTGCGTCCCACCAGCCGGTCAGCGGTCAGCAAACTCATTAAACTTGGCATCCGCGTGATCATGATCAGCGGCGACAATCCGGTCACATCACAACGCATCGCGGATCAGGCCGGCATCAGCGAGTTTCGCGCCAACGTGCGTCCGGAAGAAAAGGCTGCGCTGGTGGAATCATTCAAACAGGGCGGGAACACCGTCGGCATGGTAGGCGATGGCATCAACGATGCGCCGGCACTCGCCGCAGCCCACGTGAGCTTCGCCATGCGCGGCGGCAGCGACATCGCCATCGAGGCGGCCGACATTACGCTGATGAAGAGCGACCTGATGAGTGTCGTTGACGCCATCTCCTTGTCACGCGCAGCCCTTGCAAAAATCCGCCAAAACCTGTTTTTCGCCTTTGGCTATAACGTGCTGGGCATACCGCTCGCAGCGGCCGGCATGCTCAATCCGGTGATTGCGGGTGCGATGATGGCGCTGAGTTCACTATCGGTCGTGAGCAACGCACTGCTGCTCAAGCGCTGGATGCCCGCCGTCGAAGATTAA
- a CDS encoding DNA-deoxyinosine glycosylase, translating to MKQITGFPPIENPDARLLILGSMPGVESLRKNQYYAHPRNAFWPIMGELFGAAPALPYQARTEILKSSGIAVWDVLASCHRPGSLDADISATRANDFASFFQFHPHIEQLCFNGATAEKLFLRQVMLKPCGMRLVRLPSSSPAHAAMSYPDKVAQWRDRIQIKRPG from the coding sequence ATGAAACAAATCACCGGTTTCCCTCCCATCGAAAATCCGGATGCACGCCTGCTGATTCTGGGCAGCATGCCGGGCGTCGAATCGCTCAGAAAAAATCAGTACTATGCTCATCCGCGCAACGCCTTCTGGCCTATCATGGGCGAGCTGTTCGGTGCTGCCCCCGCCCTACCCTATCAGGCACGAACTGAAATACTCAAATCATCAGGCATCGCAGTCTGGGACGTACTCGCTTCATGCCATCGTCCCGGCAGTCTGGACGCTGACATCAGCGCCACCCGTGCGAATGATTTCGCATCCTTTTTCCAGTTTCACCCGCATATTGAACAGCTGTGCTTCAACGGCGCAACGGCTGAAAAGCTTTTTCTCAGACAGGTAATGCTAAAGCCCTGTGGCATGCGCCTCGTACGCTTACCCTCCAGCAGCCCGGCACACGCCGCAATGTCCTATCCGGACAAAGTCGCACAATGGCGCGATCGCATTCAAATCAAACGGCCGGGATAA
- the ung gene encoding uracil-DNA glycosylase — protein MKTTWRPLLIEETHKPYFGQLQQFIAEQREKHTVFPPEADVYAALHLTPIEEVRVFILGQDPYHDDHQAHGLCFSVRPGVSIPPSLLNIFKELKADLGCQIPNNGCLIPWARQGVLLLNAVLTVEAHHANSHKARGWETFTDAVIAAVNAKTDPVVFVLWGAYARKKIGLIDQSRHVVIESPHPSPLSAYRGFFGSRPFSKINAALTDAGRRPIDWQITDL, from the coding sequence ATGAAAACCACCTGGCGCCCCCTTCTAATCGAAGAAACGCACAAACCCTATTTTGGACAGTTACAACAGTTCATTGCCGAACAGCGTGAAAAACACACCGTTTTCCCGCCTGAAGCCGATGTTTACGCGGCACTGCACCTGACCCCGATTGAAGAGGTCCGTGTATTCATACTGGGTCAGGACCCCTATCACGATGACCATCAGGCGCATGGACTCTGCTTTTCGGTGCGCCCCGGCGTGAGCATTCCGCCCTCGTTGCTGAACATTTTCAAAGAATTAAAAGCGGATCTCGGCTGCCAGATACCCAATAATGGCTGCCTGATCCCATGGGCCAGACAGGGCGTCTTACTCCTCAATGCCGTATTGACCGTCGAGGCGCATCACGCCAATTCGCACAAGGCGCGCGGCTGGGAGACCTTTACCGATGCGGTGATTGCGGCCGTGAATGCCAAAACAGATCCCGTGGTATTTGTACTCTGGGGTGCCTATGCGCGGAAAAAAATCGGTCTGATTGATCAAAGTCGCCATGTGGTGATCGAATCCCCCCACCCCTCACCGCTGTCCGCCTACCGGGGATTTTTCGGCAGCCGTCCGTTTTCTAAAATTAATGCTGCACTGACCGATGCCGGCCGACGCCCCATAGACTGGCAGATTACCGATCTGTGA
- a CDS encoding DEAD/DEAH box helicase produces MTFEELNLNPSILKAIAETGYTEPTPIQEQAIPEIIAGHDLMASAQTGSGKTAAFILPALNRLATPSAMPGKGPRVLVLTPTRELAQQVCDAATKYGKNMRFKIISILGGMPYPVQNRLLSSHVDILVATPGRLIDHLERGRIDFSRLEMLILDEADRMLDMGFVDDVERIAAATPATRQTLLFSATLEGVVGNLASRLLKTPKRINVSAAKDKHENIEQRMMFADDVAHKNKMLSHLLTDTEVNQALVFTATKRDADGLADQLSAQGHSVAALHGDMSQRERNRTLLNMRNGNVRILVATDVAARGLDVRGISHVINFDLPKFAEDYVHRIGRTGRGGSSGIAISFASNRDAQLLKRIERYTEQSIKMHTIEGLEPKYKLRTGGPSSDRPRGNGGPRSGGFGGGNGGGFGGGNGGGFGGGNGGGGYNGNRGNGSGFGGGNRSSAFAGNGNNGGAGFHHSAPDSRHSHPARNEGFGGQARPAFGGQAQQPRSQERSFGNAPRANTGAPRGDRPAFGGNGAPRRDGGDRPSFGGNNRPSFGNRGGNK; encoded by the coding sequence ATGACATTTGAAGAACTGAATTTAAACCCATCCATCCTGAAGGCTATCGCCGAAACAGGTTACACAGAACCGACACCAATTCAGGAACAAGCGATCCCTGAAATCATCGCCGGTCACGACCTGATGGCTTCTGCTCAAACTGGTAGCGGCAAGACCGCAGCCTTTATCCTGCCAGCACTGAACCGTTTGGCAACACCCTCCGCTATGCCCGGCAAAGGCCCGCGCGTATTGGTTTTGACACCGACTCGCGAACTGGCACAACAGGTGTGCGATGCCGCAACTAAGTACGGCAAAAACATGCGCTTCAAGATCATCAGCATTCTGGGCGGCATGCCATACCCTGTGCAAAACCGTTTGCTCTCCAGCCACGTGGATATTCTGGTGGCAACACCAGGCCGTCTGATCGACCATCTGGAACGCGGCCGTATCGATTTCTCGCGTCTGGAAATGCTGATTCTGGATGAAGCCGATCGCATGCTGGACATGGGTTTCGTGGACGACGTAGAACGCATCGCTGCAGCGACACCGGCAACCCGTCAGACTTTGCTGTTCTCGGCAACGCTGGAAGGTGTTGTTGGCAATCTGGCATCGCGTCTGCTCAAGACACCTAAGCGCATCAATGTATCCGCCGCTAAAGACAAGCACGAAAACATCGAACAGCGCATGATGTTCGCTGATGACGTTGCCCACAAGAACAAGATGCTGAGCCACCTGCTGACCGATACCGAAGTCAATCAGGCATTGGTATTTACCGCCACCAAGCGCGATGCGGACGGCCTGGCCGACCAACTCTCAGCCCAAGGCCATTCAGTTGCCGCTTTGCACGGCGACATGAGCCAGCGCGAACGTAACCGCACCCTCTTGAACATGCGTAACGGTAACGTGCGTATTCTGGTTGCAACTGACGTCGCTGCTCGCGGTCTGGATGTACGCGGTATCTCACACGTGATCAACTTTGACTTGCCTAAGTTTGCTGAAGACTACGTACACCGTATCGGTCGTACCGGTCGTGGCGGTTCATCCGGTATCGCGATTTCCTTCGCCTCTAACCGCGATGCACAACTGCTGAAGCGTATCGAGCGTTACACAGAACAAAGCATCAAGATGCACACCATCGAAGGTCTGGAGCCTAAGTACAAGCTGCGCACTGGCGGCCCTTCTTCTGATCGTCCTCGCGGCAACGGCGGCCCACGCAGTGGCGGCTTTGGCGGCGGCAATGGCGGCGGCTTTGGCGGCGGCAATGGCGGCGGTTTCGGCGGCGGCAACGGTGGTGGCGGCTACAACGGTAACCGTGGCAATGGTAGCGGCTTCGGCGGCGGTAATCGCAGCTCAGCATTCGCTGGTAACGGCAACAACGGTGGCGCAGGCTTCCATCACAGCGCACCGGATAGCCGTCACAGCCATCCTGCTCGCAACGAAGGCTTTGGCGGCCAGGCGCGTCCGGCTTTCGGCGGCCAGGCTCAACAGCCACGCAGCCAGGAGCGTAGCTTCGGCAATGCACCTCGCGCTAACACTGGCGCACCGCGTGGCGATCGTCCGGCATTCGGCGGCAATGGCGCTCCGCGTCGCGACGGCGGTGATCGTCCAAGTTTCGGCGGCAACAACCGTCCTAGCTTCGGCAATCGCGGCGGCAACAAGTAA